From the Manis pentadactyla isolate mManPen7 chromosome 7, mManPen7.hap1, whole genome shotgun sequence genome, one window contains:
- the SMKR1 gene encoding small lysine-rich protein 1, with the protein MPGKGKRGKGRAKSHGKKQKKPEVDILSPAASLNLYYIAHNVADCLRLRGFRWPGAPKSKRGKDKT; encoded by the exons ATG CCAGGtaaagggaaaagaggaaaaggccGGGCTAAGTCTCATGGGAAGAAGCAGAAGAAACCCGAAGTGGACATCCTCAGCCCAGCTGCCTCGCTGAACCTCTACTACATCGCCCACAACGTCGCTGACTGCCTGCGCCTGCGAGGCTTCCGATGGCCAGGTGCTCCCAAGTCAAAGAGAGGGAAAGACAAGACTTAG